A region of Maridesulfovibrio sp. DNA encodes the following proteins:
- a CDS encoding ChaN family lipoprotein yields the protein MHHSSIDKCARTVLVLCALFFILGGCVKKSVPTEMAVSFLPCSGDYLDPVGDPLPFDKLMDEASGADYVLIGEGHTSICDHKAQFEIIEGLTRGHAKVAIGLEMVTAQKQDILNRFNLGQIPVSELAKDLDWENGWRYDFNMFKPIFELAEKRRLTVAGLNFPFSLVKEVRENGLEGLSPEDRAMLPEKVIPPAPEQEEGLKEVLAMHQGRDATDPKQVERFFLVQSLWDTGMAEKAVELRQSSGHPVVILAGGGHVEHGWGIPRRLKVLDPQAKVMTIMPWRGEEFYPTAADSFFYCPPSYESRMGMTIEMRQGRAVITAVKRDRKGYQKGLRPGDIIVRAQGIPVHSLAAMHMAGSKAHKESKPLIFTIDRGGEFFDLDMGKLTRMKKDK from the coding sequence ATGCATCATAGTTCCATCGACAAGTGCGCGAGGACCGTTCTGGTCCTTTGCGCACTTTTTTTTATTCTCGGCGGTTGTGTGAAGAAAAGTGTACCGACGGAAATGGCTGTGTCCTTTCTGCCCTGTTCCGGAGATTACCTTGACCCGGTGGGTGATCCCCTGCCGTTTGACAAGCTCATGGATGAGGCTTCAGGGGCCGATTATGTGCTTATCGGGGAAGGGCATACCAGTATCTGCGACCATAAGGCCCAGTTCGAGATTATCGAAGGGCTGACCCGGGGGCATGCTAAGGTTGCCATCGGTCTTGAAATGGTCACTGCGCAGAAGCAGGATATTCTCAACCGTTTCAATCTCGGACAGATTCCGGTTTCGGAACTAGCCAAAGATTTGGATTGGGAGAATGGCTGGCGGTATGACTTCAACATGTTCAAGCCTATTTTTGAGCTGGCGGAAAAACGCAGACTGACCGTTGCCGGATTGAATTTTCCTTTCAGTCTGGTCAAAGAGGTCCGTGAAAACGGGCTTGAAGGACTTTCCCCTGAAGACCGGGCCATGCTGCCGGAAAAAGTAATTCCTCCAGCGCCTGAACAGGAGGAAGGACTGAAAGAAGTCCTTGCCATGCATCAGGGGCGTGACGCTACCGATCCCAAGCAGGTTGAGCGTTTTTTTCTGGTCCAGTCCCTTTGGGATACCGGAATGGCGGAAAAGGCCGTGGAGTTGCGCCAAAGTTCAGGCCATCCGGTGGTTATTCTTGCCGGTGGCGGGCATGTGGAGCACGGCTGGGGAATTCCACGCAGGTTGAAAGTGCTTGACCCGCAGGCCAAAGTCATGACCATCATGCCTTGGCGAGGCGAGGAGTTTTATCCCACTGCGGCGGATTCTTTTTTCTATTGTCCGCCTTCTTACGAAAGCCGCATGGGCATGACTATTGAAATGCGTCAGGGCCGGGCGGTGATCACCGCTGTGAAGCGGGACCGCAAGGGGTACCAGAAAGGGCTGAGGCCCGGCGACATTATTGTCAGGGCACAGGGAATTCCCGTACACAGCCTTGCAGCCATGCATATGGCCGGATCAAAAGCCCACAAGGAAAGTAAGCCGCTGATTTTCACGATTGACCGTGGTGGCGAATTTTTTGATCTTGATATGGGTAAGCTGACCCGCATGAAAAAAGATAAATAA
- the murJ gene encoding murein biosynthesis integral membrane protein MurJ, whose protein sequence is MTAESSKIVRNASVVAGATLLSRILGFVRDLIVAFALGAGLPADAFFVAFRIPNLLRRLFGEGSLTMAFVPVFSRVHKEQGEGAAFEMARSAMLWLLLILGVLTVLAIVGAKYLVLLIAPGFGDNAELMSLTVNLLRICFPYVIFICGVALCMGILNSTGHFLAPALAPCMLNIALIGSALIGYFTGNSVALFMAWGVLIGGLLQWLLQQPYLKRLGLHWRGKAELDNPGVRRMGKLMLPTVLGAAVYQINVVLGTLLASFLPVGSVSYLYYADRLVQFPLGVFGIAVGTAALPSLAKLYVEGRHDDFAKTLKQSVGLILFISLPAMAGLVSLAEPLIGLLFERGAFDAQAVSATAQALMAYGIGLPFIAMSRPLVSAFYAQEDTRTPVKVAILCLFINVGAGYLLMQHIAHVGLALAVSLSSMLNCLLLSVIMGRRTGLFPLPFASVAKSLFLSALIGAGAWFSARYDILWFALIPVWMAVYGFGSLLLKSDDARMLVNALRRRRS, encoded by the coding sequence ATGACTGCTGAATCCAGTAAAATAGTCCGTAACGCCTCGGTAGTCGCCGGGGCGACTCTGCTTTCCAGGATCCTTGGTTTTGTCAGGGACCTTATTGTTGCGTTCGCACTTGGCGCAGGCTTGCCTGCGGATGCATTTTTTGTGGCCTTTCGTATTCCCAATCTGTTGCGCCGTTTGTTCGGGGAAGGCTCCCTGACAATGGCCTTTGTGCCTGTTTTCAGTAGGGTGCATAAGGAGCAGGGCGAAGGCGCGGCCTTTGAGATGGCCCGCTCAGCCATGCTTTGGTTGCTGCTCATTCTCGGCGTTCTGACTGTGCTGGCAATCGTGGGGGCTAAATATCTGGTCCTGCTCATTGCTCCGGGCTTTGGTGATAACGCTGAGTTGATGTCTCTTACAGTTAATCTGCTAAGAATCTGTTTCCCTTATGTTATTTTTATTTGCGGTGTTGCGCTTTGCATGGGCATCCTGAACAGTACGGGTCATTTTCTGGCTCCGGCTCTGGCCCCGTGTATGCTCAACATTGCTTTAATCGGATCGGCATTGATCGGCTATTTTACAGGGAACAGTGTGGCCTTGTTTATGGCTTGGGGAGTGTTGATCGGCGGACTGCTGCAATGGTTGCTGCAGCAGCCCTATCTAAAGCGTCTCGGGCTGCATTGGCGCGGCAAAGCGGAACTTGATAACCCCGGTGTGAGACGTATGGGTAAGCTTATGCTGCCCACGGTGCTGGGGGCAGCCGTTTACCAGATCAACGTGGTGCTTGGTACCTTGCTGGCTTCATTTCTCCCTGTGGGATCTGTGTCTTATCTTTATTATGCCGACCGTCTGGTGCAGTTCCCGCTGGGTGTGTTCGGGATTGCCGTCGGCACTGCCGCCCTGCCCAGTCTGGCAAAGCTTTACGTTGAAGGGCGGCATGACGATTTTGCCAAGACCCTCAAGCAGAGTGTGGGCCTGATCCTGTTTATTTCACTGCCGGCCATGGCCGGACTGGTTTCTCTTGCCGAGCCGCTTATCGGGCTGCTTTTTGAGCGTGGGGCCTTTGATGCGCAGGCCGTATCGGCAACAGCACAGGCACTTATGGCTTATGGAATAGGTTTGCCGTTCATTGCCATGTCCCGTCCTTTGGTTTCTGCTTTTTATGCGCAGGAGGATACCCGGACTCCAGTCAAGGTTGCCATTCTTTGTTTGTTCATTAACGTGGGGGCAGGGTATCTGCTCATGCAGCATATCGCGCATGTGGGATTGGCTTTGGCGGTATCACTTTCGTCCATGCTGAATTGTCTGTTGCTTTCTGTTATCATGGGCCGCAGGACAGGGCTGTTTCCGTTACCCTTTGCAAGTGTGGCAAAGAGCCTTTTCCTAAGTGCGTTGATCGGCGCGGGGGCATGGTTTTCCGCTCGTTATGATATTTTGTGGTTCGCACTTATCCCTGTATGGATGGCGGTCTACGGCTTCGGTTCGCTCCTTTTGAAGTCGGATGATGCCCGTATGTTAGTGAATGCCTTACGTCGCAGGCGGAGCTAG
- a CDS encoding AAA family ATPase codes for MIKKILLKNFLAHAETEIELGPGMTVLTGPNNSGKSSVVEALRCIATNPLPKHFIRHGAKKARVELEMDDGVRVAWIRKKATAWYEVLRPGEEEWEVYAKFGRNTPEDILNILRLNQVPLEGGKSLDVHIGNQRNPIFLLDQPSSVAAQFFASSSEASHLLAMQTELKNRVRAAKREKKFQQQKMDEIRVELDELQTLPDVNLELETARDLKERVDALEKEIPAVETFLQRKVELESNMAGLSAQEKKLSPLRDVPDLFPSGPLERVVTGMQTLRAHGQHLKARSESLEGLQSPPDLFPVQGLEVDLARYNQLSFAEEKLKVRRKALEPLMYAPELEDVSALSATIHNLNRNRDFRDNISRRTDVLGALVDPPELHDFAQLMQVMNNLSSFRKAQAEAHKNLLQLKKDEAELKQRIEKRLAEIGHCPLCGGDLDAERLVGEESHDS; via the coding sequence ATGATCAAAAAAATTCTACTAAAAAACTTCTTAGCCCATGCAGAAACCGAGATTGAACTCGGTCCGGGCATGACCGTGCTGACCGGTCCCAACAACAGCGGCAAATCATCCGTTGTTGAGGCTCTGCGCTGCATTGCTACCAACCCGCTGCCCAAACATTTTATTCGTCACGGAGCTAAAAAGGCCCGCGTTGAGTTGGAGATGGACGACGGGGTGCGCGTTGCATGGATTCGTAAAAAGGCTACCGCTTGGTACGAAGTTCTGCGCCCCGGGGAAGAGGAATGGGAAGTCTACGCCAAATTCGGGCGCAATACCCCGGAAGATATTTTGAACATTCTGCGTCTTAATCAGGTCCCCTTGGAAGGCGGTAAATCGCTGGATGTACACATCGGTAACCAGCGTAATCCTATTTTTCTGCTGGATCAGCCTTCGTCTGTTGCGGCCCAGTTCTTTGCTTCGTCTTCGGAGGCTTCTCATCTGCTGGCCATGCAGACCGAACTTAAAAACAGGGTCCGCGCAGCCAAACGGGAGAAGAAATTCCAGCAGCAGAAGATGGATGAAATCCGGGTAGAACTGGATGAATTGCAGACCCTGCCGGATGTGAATCTGGAGCTGGAAACAGCCCGCGACCTTAAAGAGCGGGTGGATGCACTGGAGAAGGAAATTCCGGCAGTGGAAACATTTCTGCAGCGTAAGGTAGAGCTGGAAAGTAACATGGCCGGACTGAGCGCACAGGAAAAGAAACTTTCCCCTTTACGGGATGTGCCGGACCTTTTCCCCTCCGGCCCTTTGGAGCGGGTGGTCACAGGCATGCAGACCCTGCGTGCCCATGGGCAGCACCTGAAAGCAAGGTCAGAATCTCTTGAAGGTTTGCAATCCCCGCCGGATCTGTTTCCGGTACAGGGGCTGGAAGTTGATCTTGCGCGCTATAATCAGCTTTCTTTTGCAGAAGAGAAGCTAAAGGTGCGGCGTAAGGCATTGGAACCGCTTATGTATGCGCCGGAACTCGAAGATGTATCGGCACTTTCCGCAACCATCCACAATCTGAACCGTAACCGTGATTTTAGAGATAATATTTCAAGGCGTACAGATGTTTTGGGTGCTTTGGTTGATCCTCCGGAACTTCATGATTTTGCGCAGCTTATGCAGGTTATGAACAATTTGTCTTCTTTTCGGAAAGCGCAGGCTGAAGCACATAAAAATCTGCTGCAGCTGAAGAAGGATGAGGCGGAGCTTAAGCAACGTATTGAAAAACGTCTGGCAGAGATTGGCCATTGCCCGCTTTGCGGCGGTGATCTTGATGCGGAAAGGCTGGTCGGGGAGGAAAGCCATGACTCTTGA
- the mutM gene encoding bifunctional DNA-formamidopyrimidine glycosylase/DNA-(apurinic or apyrimidinic site) lyase encodes MPELPEVEVISRGLAKSLEGEIIESVKILNHSSVKMPWYLFSSRVAGKKITRIHRRAKLLIMDLGEDLHVTFHLKMTGRVLAHEGPTTPQPHTRIVFGLTNGGSIEFHDTRKFGEVRALNNDELQEWSFYKNLGPEPLEVSAEELAERVSGRKAQIKGLLLNQSVVAGVGNIYADESLFRSGIHPKAKASDLSNESLVRLFTELQAVLKQAIQENGSSIRDYVDAGGDAGGFQNSFKVYGKKGEACPDCGKTFEGGTVAGRSSTFCSNCQKMQD; translated from the coding sequence ATGCCAGAATTGCCGGAAGTAGAAGTAATATCCCGTGGTCTTGCCAAATCCCTTGAAGGCGAGATAATTGAGTCCGTAAAAATTCTTAACCACAGTTCCGTAAAGATGCCGTGGTATCTTTTTTCTTCCCGCGTTGCCGGGAAGAAGATCACCCGTATCCATCGTCGGGCAAAGCTGCTTATCATGGATCTGGGCGAGGACCTGCATGTTACTTTTCATCTTAAGATGACTGGCCGTGTTCTGGCTCATGAAGGACCTACAACGCCTCAACCCCATACCCGTATTGTCTTCGGGCTTACCAATGGCGGTTCCATTGAATTTCACGATACCCGAAAGTTCGGTGAAGTACGTGCTTTGAACAATGATGAGTTGCAGGAATGGAGTTTTTACAAAAATCTTGGTCCCGAACCGCTTGAGGTCTCAGCTGAAGAACTTGCGGAACGCGTCAGCGGGCGTAAGGCTCAGATCAAGGGCTTGCTTCTTAATCAGTCTGTTGTAGCCGGAGTAGGCAACATTTATGCGGATGAATCCCTGTTCCGTTCAGGCATTCATCCCAAGGCCAAGGCATCCGACCTCTCTAACGAATCTCTGGTCAGATTGTTCACTGAATTGCAGGCCGTGCTTAAGCAGGCCATTCAGGAGAACGGCAGCTCTATCCGCGATTACGTAGATGCGGGCGGCGATGCCGGGGGATTCCAGAACAGCTTCAAGGTCTACGGCAAGAAAGGTGAAGCCTGCCCCGATTGCGGCAAAACCTTCGAAGGTGGAACTGTCGCAGGGCGTTCGTCTACTTTTTGTTCGAATTGTCAGAAGATGCAGGATTAG
- a CDS encoding class I SAM-dependent methyltransferase, translated as MGKSNRVTIEIAGKKILKHIRDIAKDGVIKKMLPAKTPSKILETSAGEGILALELQATGHDVTITNFAQTGVDGLHEIKLDLNAADYEIENAPFDAIISREVIEHIESVPHTLRMFHKLLAPGGTLILTFPNRLCLRSRFYHFLTGFYRGMPSPINLELPMGEEHINLIGYPEMDYFLRKTGFNIEEVTSSEIKKSDKAWLIFKPLIWLATTFFILLHKKNREGYEKATQAQRKANAFVRDVLLSTPVLCGKDIIIKATRK; from the coding sequence ATGGGCAAAAGCAACCGCGTAACAATTGAAATTGCAGGCAAAAAAATACTGAAACACATCAGGGACATTGCCAAAGACGGTGTAATTAAAAAGATGCTTCCCGCAAAAACACCTTCTAAAATTCTTGAAACAAGCGCGGGCGAAGGAATCCTTGCACTGGAACTTCAGGCCACCGGGCACGACGTAACAATCACGAATTTTGCCCAGACAGGTGTAGACGGCCTGCATGAAATAAAACTTGACCTTAACGCCGCAGATTATGAAATAGAAAACGCCCCTTTTGATGCCATCATCAGCAGGGAAGTAATCGAACACATTGAAAGTGTCCCGCACACCTTAAGAATGTTCCACAAACTCCTTGCTCCGGGCGGAACCTTGATCCTCACTTTTCCAAACCGGCTTTGCCTGCGTTCTCGCTTTTATCACTTCTTGACCGGATTCTACCGGGGCATGCCTTCCCCTATCAATCTGGAACTGCCCATGGGAGAGGAACATATTAATCTGATAGGTTACCCCGAAATGGACTACTTTCTACGCAAGACCGGATTCAACATAGAAGAAGTAACCTCTTCAGAAATCAAGAAAAGCGACAAGGCCTGGCTTATTTTCAAGCCGCTCATCTGGCTTGCAACAACATTCTTCATCCTTCTGCATAAAAAAAATCGCGAAGGTTATGAAAAAGCAACCCAGGCACAGCGCAAAGCAAACGCATTTGTGCGGGATGTACTGCTATCCACCCCCGTACTCTGCGGGAAGGACATCATAATCAAAGCCACAAGAAAATAA
- a CDS encoding methyltransferase translates to MFEEQKSHFPCGLVQPESGFRFSTDSLLISSFASVSRNARILDLGTGSGVIPLGIMLRHPDKGVSITGLEINPEMVAAAEENVQRLGFTEEIGIVQGNVCIPDFAPAGSYDLVVSNPPYRTEGRGKACPDASRNKARFEVDCGLDAFVATASRMVRNRGRVCFVFLAERLTELVTSFTRHKLEPKRMKFIHGRIDAPSKVVMLEAVKGGKPGLIMEAPVILFADDNSLTSTAIEYCPFIAK, encoded by the coding sequence ATGTTTGAAGAGCAGAAAAGCCACTTCCCCTGTGGGTTAGTTCAACCTGAGTCCGGTTTCAGATTTTCTACAGACTCTTTGCTGATCAGCAGCTTTGCCTCTGTGTCCAGGAATGCCCGAATCCTCGACCTCGGCACCGGGAGCGGGGTGATTCCGCTGGGCATAATGCTGCGTCACCCGGATAAAGGGGTGAGCATTACCGGGCTGGAAATTAATCCGGAGATGGTTGCTGCCGCAGAAGAGAATGTGCAGCGTCTGGGCTTTACCGAGGAGATAGGTATTGTGCAGGGCAATGTATGCATTCCGGATTTCGCTCCTGCCGGGAGTTATGATCTGGTGGTTTCCAATCCGCCCTACCGTACTGAAGGCAGGGGCAAAGCCTGTCCTGATGCATCACGCAACAAGGCCCGTTTCGAGGTTGATTGCGGTCTTGATGCATTTGTCGCTACGGCCTCGCGCATGGTCCGTAACCGGGGCCGGGTCTGCTTCGTCTTCCTTGCCGAACGGCTGACCGAGCTGGTAACTTCCTTCACCCGCCACAAGCTGGAACCCAAGCGTATGAAATTTATTCACGGGCGCATTGATGCACCATCCAAAGTTGTGATGCTCGAGGCGGTAAAAGGCGGCAAGCCGGGGCTGATTATGGAAGCCCCTGTTATTCTGTTTGCGGATGATAATTCCCTGACGTCTACCGCGATTGAATATTGTCCATTTATTGCAAAGTAG
- a CDS encoding FadR/GntR family transcriptional regulator encodes MFKPIKKVRVSETAAKQLEELIQNKTFAEGEPLPSERQLMKELQVGRGSIREALRILEIKGFIETQPGIGAFVKSYEGDIFSPLSTWLTDNYEALRHFFEVRSLLEPSTARMASERISKEDLEELLKTHEEFRKTVEEEDLPRAIMVDAEFHRLIGKATGNKVLASIMDALYKSMIEGWKAPLKMPGQPNKSLKEHEEILAAIRNKDGELAAQLMTSHLREALKALGDAGLNK; translated from the coding sequence ATGTTTAAACCTATCAAGAAAGTCAGAGTTTCGGAAACAGCTGCCAAGCAATTGGAAGAACTGATCCAGAACAAGACTTTTGCAGAAGGCGAACCTCTTCCTTCCGAGCGCCAGCTCATGAAGGAATTACAGGTGGGCCGCGGGTCCATCCGTGAAGCATTGCGTATTCTGGAGATAAAGGGATTTATTGAGACACAGCCGGGTATCGGTGCTTTTGTAAAAAGTTACGAAGGGGATATTTTCAGCCCCCTTTCCACTTGGCTTACTGACAATTACGAGGCGTTACGCCATTTTTTTGAAGTGCGGTCCCTGTTGGAACCCAGCACGGCACGCATGGCCTCGGAACGGATTTCCAAAGAAGACCTTGAGGAACTTTTAAAGACCCACGAGGAATTCAGGAAAACCGTTGAAGAAGAGGACCTGCCCCGAGCCATTATGGTTGATGCGGAATTCCACCGCCTTATCGGTAAAGCCACGGGCAACAAGGTTCTCGCGTCCATTATGGATGCACTTTACAAATCAATGATCGAAGGCTGGAAAGCTCCCCTGAAGATGCCGGGGCAGCCGAATAAGAGCCTCAAAGAACACGAAGAGATTCTGGCCGCGATCAGAAACAAAGACGGCGAACTAGCCGCACAGCTCATGACCTCCCATTTACGAGAGGCCCTGAAAGCTCTGGGCGATGCCGGTTTGAATAAATAG
- a CDS encoding methyl-accepting chemotaxis protein, which yields MSWKDLRLAYKFAIGFGSILLLLVSLGMWSISGIGNIVGNAGEVIAGNKLRGDFVQKIVDHLNWTNEINKLLTDKNVHEINVQVDPHKCGFGKWYYSDERKKAEELVPEIKPLLAEVEEYHNKLHQSAIEIEDKYEEVDPGMGSFLREKKLDHLNWMIAVLKQLMDPEIRQLSCQADPHKCGLGKWLYSAEVKEMGRRYPEFGALLDKVYGPHAKLHETVQDLNGYMAREDRIGAQKYFSENVERYANETLGRIDALIQWHEKEVELFAEASNVYATVTVPALKTVQSLLTEVRQTVAANIMTDQEMLREAAHTRQVVAIVSIVAVVLGIIMAWIIGNGILGPLNKGLEFVAEVSKGDLSAEVNLKRKDELGKLADGMRNMVRRLRSVVGDVNNASDSVASGSEELSASAESLSQGATEQAASIEEVSSSMEEMAANIKQNAENAVQTEGVAEKSQLQASQSADAVGEAVQAMKSIAEKIMIIEEIARQTNLLALNAAIEAARAGEHGKGFAVVAAEVRKLAERSGIAAAEISELSSSSVVVAEKAGDMLKELVPSISKTAELVQEIAAASNEQNSGVIQINKAIQQLDSVIQQNASASEEMASTSEELSRQGQLLQQAMTFFKLSGSGPARMLPAGSFSPEDDGFDRF from the coding sequence ATGAGTTGGAAAGATCTAAGGCTGGCCTATAAATTTGCAATAGGTTTTGGGTCCATTTTGTTATTATTGGTTTCGCTGGGAATGTGGTCTATTTCCGGGATCGGGAACATAGTCGGTAATGCGGGAGAAGTCATCGCGGGTAACAAACTCCGTGGCGATTTTGTCCAGAAGATTGTCGATCATCTTAATTGGACTAATGAAATCAACAAACTGCTTACAGATAAAAATGTACATGAAATCAACGTGCAGGTTGATCCCCATAAGTGTGGATTTGGTAAATGGTATTACAGCGATGAGCGAAAAAAAGCGGAAGAACTTGTGCCTGAAATCAAACCTCTGCTGGCTGAAGTAGAGGAGTATCACAATAAGTTGCACCAGTCGGCTATTGAAATTGAGGATAAATACGAGGAAGTTGATCCAGGAATGGGCAGTTTTTTGCGGGAAAAGAAGCTGGATCACCTAAACTGGATGATCGCCGTACTCAAGCAGCTCATGGATCCTGAAATAAGACAACTCAGTTGTCAGGCAGACCCTCATAAGTGTGGTCTTGGCAAGTGGCTGTATTCAGCGGAAGTTAAGGAAATGGGCCGTCGGTATCCCGAATTTGGAGCACTTCTGGATAAGGTTTATGGTCCGCATGCTAAACTCCATGAAACAGTTCAGGATTTGAACGGATATATGGCTCGTGAAGATCGCATCGGGGCGCAAAAATATTTTTCAGAAAATGTTGAAAGGTATGCCAATGAAACATTGGGCAGGATTGACGCACTGATTCAATGGCATGAAAAGGAAGTAGAACTTTTTGCCGAAGCCTCGAATGTTTATGCCACTGTGACTGTTCCCGCACTTAAAACTGTGCAGAGTCTTCTGACAGAAGTGCGGCAGACCGTGGCTGCGAACATCATGACTGATCAGGAAATGCTTAGAGAGGCAGCACATACCAGACAGGTGGTAGCAATTGTAAGTATAGTTGCCGTGGTTCTCGGAATTATTATGGCCTGGATTATCGGCAATGGAATTCTGGGGCCTTTGAACAAAGGTCTCGAGTTTGTGGCTGAGGTCAGCAAAGGCGATCTTTCTGCTGAAGTTAACCTGAAGCGTAAGGACGAACTCGGTAAACTGGCGGATGGAATGCGTAATATGGTTCGCCGGTTGCGTAGCGTCGTAGGTGATGTGAATAATGCCTCAGACAGTGTTGCCAGCGGCAGTGAAGAGCTTTCCGCATCCGCAGAAAGTCTTTCTCAGGGAGCTACCGAGCAGGCGGCCTCCATTGAAGAGGTTTCCTCCTCGATGGAAGAGATGGCTGCCAACATCAAGCAGAATGCCGAAAATGCCGTTCAGACCGAGGGAGTGGCAGAAAAATCGCAGCTTCAGGCTTCACAGAGTGCCGATGCCGTGGGTGAAGCCGTGCAGGCCATGAAGAGTATTGCTGAGAAAATTATGATAATTGAAGAGATAGCCCGCCAGACAAATCTTCTGGCACTTAATGCAGCCATTGAAGCAGCAAGGGCAGGGGAGCACGGCAAGGGGTTCGCAGTTGTAGCCGCCGAGGTCCGCAAGCTTGCCGAACGTAGCGGAATTGCTGCTGCCGAAATCAGTGAGCTTTCCTCTTCATCTGTTGTTGTTGCTGAAAAGGCGGGGGATATGCTTAAGGAACTGGTACCCAGCATCAGCAAGACCGCTGAGCTGGTGCAGGAAATTGCAGCAGCCAGCAATGAGCAGAACAGCGGGGTCATCCAGATTAACAAAGCTATCCAGCAGCTTGATTCTGTCATCCAGCAGAATGCTTCCGCTTCTGAGGAGATGGCTTCCACTTCCGAAGAACTTTCCCGTCAGGGCCAGCTTTTGCAACAGGCCATGACTTTTTTTAAGCTGAGCGGGAGCGGACCAGCACGCATGCTGCCTGCAGGAAGTTTTTCCCCTGAAGATGACGGTTTCGACAGGTTTTAA
- a CDS encoding AMP-binding protein — MTRKDRTEGIYSRREVLDESERRQYCALQLKELLTYAYRYSEDVKKRFDRAQFQVDKFKELSDLKHIPILKKKELIFLQSMGPRLGGLLTKDLGELRRIFLSPGPIFDPEDRAEDYWGWTEGFYAAGFRSGDVAQITFNYHLAPAGLMFEEPLRNLNCAVVPAGPGSTNSQLEIMQKLRVTGYVGTPSYLMHLAQKAEEAGLNLRKDLYLEVAFVTGEKFSEKMRSDLEKKFDLIMRQGYGTADVGCIGYECYHKNGLHITNRAFVEICHPDTGIPLKDGEVGEIVITAFNKTYPLIRLATGDLSYIDRTPCACGRSTPRLGNIVGRVDTTARIKGMFVYPHQVEQVMAHFEEVKRWQIEVTNPGGIDEMILNIEVSNFKREDELLHTFREKIKLRPILKVLTPGSLPPQIRPIEDKRNWD; from the coding sequence ATGACTCGTAAAGACCGTACCGAAGGCATATATAGCCGCCGTGAAGTCCTTGATGAAAGCGAAAGACGCCAATATTGCGCCCTGCAGCTCAAGGAACTGCTTACCTATGCCTACCGCTATTCAGAAGACGTAAAAAAACGTTTCGACAGAGCTCAGTTTCAGGTCGATAAGTTTAAAGAGCTTTCCGATCTTAAGCATATACCTATTTTAAAAAAGAAAGAACTGATCTTCCTGCAGTCCATGGGACCACGTCTGGGCGGATTGCTGACCAAGGATCTTGGTGAACTGCGTCGCATCTTCCTTTCTCCCGGTCCGATCTTTGATCCCGAAGACCGCGCCGAGGATTACTGGGGCTGGACCGAAGGTTTCTACGCGGCCGGTTTCCGTTCCGGGGACGTGGCCCAGATTACTTTCAACTATCATCTGGCTCCCGCCGGACTCATGTTCGAAGAACCGCTGCGTAACCTGAACTGTGCTGTTGTTCCTGCCGGCCCAGGATCTACAAACAGCCAGCTTGAAATCATGCAGAAGCTGCGTGTTACCGGTTATGTCGGTACCCCCAGCTACCTCATGCACCTTGCTCAGAAAGCGGAAGAAGCGGGCCTGAACCTTCGTAAGGATCTTTATCTGGAAGTTGCATTTGTCACCGGAGAAAAATTTTCCGAAAAAATGCGTTCCGATCTGGAGAAAAAATTCGACCTGATCATGCGTCAGGGTTACGGAACCGCAGATGTGGGTTGCATCGGTTATGAGTGCTACCATAAAAACGGTCTGCACATCACCAACCGTGCTTTTGTTGAAATCTGTCATCCAGACACCGGTATTCCGCTCAAGGACGGTGAAGTCGGTGAAATCGTTATTACCGCCTTCAACAAAACTTACCCGCTGATCAGACTCGCCACCGGTGACCTGAGCTACATTGACCGCACTCCCTGTGCCTGCGGACGTTCCACCCCGCGTCTCGGCAATATTGTCGGCCGTGTGGATACCACCGCACGCATCAAGGGTATGTTCGTCTACCCCCATCAGGTTGAGCAGGTCATGGCCCACTTTGAAGAAGTCAAACGTTGGCAGATCGAAGTTACCAACCCCGGCGGCATTGATGAGATGATCCTCAATATCGAGGTTTCCAACTTCAAGCGTGAGGATGAACTGCTGCATACCTTCCGTGAGAAGATCAAGCTGCGCCCCATCCTCAAGGTTCTGACTCCCGGCTCACTGCCCCCGCAGATCAGACCCATTGAAGATAAGCGTAACTGGGACTAA